Within the Miscanthus floridulus cultivar M001 chromosome 17, ASM1932011v1, whole genome shotgun sequence genome, the region GCTTGCTTACAATGCATGCAGTCTTAGAGCGCATGCAGATTTACAGCTAACTCGCAGACTTTACGGCTCGGGGACGGGGGGTTTCAGCAAATCACGGAGGCGAGGGGGGCCATGGCCCACTAAGGCCCCCACGTAGTTCCGCCAGTGCGTACGTGCATGCTAAACGTAACTACGAAGTGCGATGCCTCTACTAGTGGAGTACTAGTTAGTGCCCCGGCTGGCCCTCCGACCTCAGCAGTCCTACAGCAGCCAGGCGGCGGCGCCCAAAACCGAGGCGGCGACGCCCACCTTCCAGACGCCATCGCGGCCACTGGAGGCCGACTTGGGTCCCCGGCCACTCCCGTACCCGTGGTACCCAGCGCCTCCAAAGCCTCTTGAACTTCCACCTTCTTCTCCGCCGCCATGACCGCCGCCTTCTCCTCCGCCATGACCGCCGCCTCCCCCGCCACCATGACCACCGCCTCCTCCGCCGCGCTTGTCGACGACGACGACATGCTCGACCGGCCGCACGGCGTCGTCGATGCCTGTGGGGGCCTGTGCCTGTCGCCCGTCGGCCGCCGAGGCTTCCTGGACCTCAAGGGCCTTGGGAACTCGGGCCGCGTCGGCGGAGCTGAAGACGATAGCCGCGAGCGCGAGGGCAACGAGGAGGAGCACGCTGGCGCGGCGCTGCGGGAGAGCCATGCCGTGCGCACGTGGACGCGGTGTTGCGACGTACGTACGAACGCGGCCGGAAGAGAGATTGTTGAGAGCTGTGTTGGCGCCCATCGTCTGGGATGCCTCAGTATTTGTAGCGGAGGAACGCCTGGAGCTGACGCCGCGACGCGCGTGACCGAATCGTGTTCGAAGTCCACGCACACCACTCTTTTTGACAAACAAAAGAAAATTCCGTCTCAGCAAGTCCTTACCCCCAAGAAAATTCCATACTTATTTGACCCCAAGGGAGATCCCTTTACCCCAAATGAACTTTGCCTAGGCAatatttttttcccttttttctaTATGGAACCCAAATAGGAGTAATTTACTCGTGTAAGTGTAATTGTAAAAGTGCCCAATTTTGAACGCATGGAATTTGGATAACCGTACTCGAGTTCACTAGACGAAACAATATATTTTTCCTTGAAAACCGGGCTAAATTTTATAGCTTCAAATTCTAAATCTGTACCAACCCCTCTAATCCCACGACTACCGGAACAAATTCCTAAGAAAGAACACAATGATCATGAAATGGGAAACACATCTGAACCACCTCAAGCCCCACCACCAAAGACCTTCTATCTTTACCCCACAAGGTAAAAGCATTAGGTTAGCAAAGAAATCCAAAACCACACAGGGAAAAGGAGCAATCCAAGTAGAAGTTGCCTGTCAAAAGCTATGACATTTATCACCACCAACAACACAAGAGGAACCTGATCAATTTGAATTTTTTGCGCACATTTGGAGCGTCCACTCACCAAGACGAGCATGGATGCTCTCACGGTGCTAACTGAAGTGGGGAAAAAAACAAGAAGAGAGGCAAGCTAACCAAAGTGGGATATGGAAATACCCAAGAGATGGAAGTACTCATTGGCAGCTAGTGTTTTTTTATGGGCTGTTGTGCTCGGTGTTGTTTGGTAGAGATAGTTGTTTTAGATAGTTGGTTTTAGGGCTGAGATGTTCTTAGTTACTTTAGTTGTTAGATAGTTGCCAGTGCAGTTGAGTTGCTAGTTGGATTGTTTTTTACCGAGTTGGCTCAAGGTTGAACAAGTAGTGGCGCAAAGTCGTTAGGTGTTCGGGTAGTGTTCTAAAGTTGATCGGGATGAGTGGTGCACTCTTCCAATTGATGATTTTTGGACCCGGTTTTCACTCAAAAAACTGAGCCAAACACTTATTTTTATTTTTCCCGACTAATAAAAATCGCGGCAAAACTTTTGGCATCCCTTCTGAGGAAAAAATAGCACATACTTCCCCCGTTGATCCACCATATCCATTCAGGTTTGTTCTAACTAATAAGTGTTTTACATTCGCTAAGCGAAAGAACTATCATCAATGGAGGGCAGACGTGTATTACTCCGATCCTCCACCTCGTCCCGGCTCACATGCTCGGCTACACGTGAGTACGTGACACGTCGTGTATGCTTCGGAAGTTTGGAGTTTGGACTGATGATGATGGGACGGGGAGCAGGAGGTGGGCACTTGGCACTCAGCAAGGTAGGAACCTGGAAATTGTTGCGCGCCGGCGTGCTGATGCAGAGCTGCTGCTTTCGGTGGATCAGGTAGGGACGTAGGGTCGCAGTCGCATCTGCGTTTGGGTTTGCCGCTTTCCGGCCGGCTGGTCTAGCGAGACCGCTAGCCGTGTGCTAGCCGTGTGGCGTGTGGACGCTCTGCATGGCAACCACAAACCTGTCGATTTAAGGGCGGGCACATATGTTTGGCGGAATATATCTGATATTCTAGAGCTTAGCACGACAGCTTGGTTCTTCTGAATTTGTTAGTTTCATTCATGCATTGACGTACATTGCTACTCTGTTGCGCTTTTGTGCGGTGTTTAGGGCATATATTTAGATACACATGGATATATACACACTAGCCTAATTAAATTAGCACATCTCCTAAAGTTCAGTTGCCTGAGTTCTCATTCTCAGGCGACGTGTTCATGACACGATCTACTACTTAAGTGCTGAGCTGACGAAAGGAAGAAGGAAGCCTGTGACCGTTGGCCATCACACGTCGCCTGAACATTTGGAAGAAATCAGGCGCCTGTTTAATAGCAATTCCCTTAAATTAGTTACAGTTGGCTAGTTAGCCAGCTAACAACATTAGTAGGCTAGTAGCAAGCTGGTGTTGCTGGACTCTGGACTGGAGTCGACGTCGACCACGACCGGTGCGCCCGCGTGAGCTCGAGCTACGCTTCTCCGAAGGCCGGCGCGCGCGGTGTGCTCCCCTGCATTTGCCGCTTGGCGGAGACAACGCTGATGACACCAGCTGCAGCCGTAGCGGAGCCAAACAATTTCGATGCTCGTTATTGAACGACAAGAGTCAAATGGACCACAAAAGAGTTATGGTGGGGACGGCCGGACGGGGGCGGGGATTGTGCAGCAAAATTTGTCCTCGTCTCGTCGTCTAGGAAAACGAATACTAGCACATTTCCCTTGTTTCCAGTTAGTAGAGATCACAGCTGATGAGCTAATTGTCCGTGATGATTTGGGATGCTTCCGAAGAGAACATGTCAGCCGATAGTTGCATGCTAGTACAGTAGTACCCACGGAGCGTAAAGCCAACGGCATGTTCGCGGCTTATAAGTTCTACTTTTTCAattaatgaatagtatttttctttcgcaacaaatcagttaacagtactttcagctatagtttatcagccaaacgaacataaCACTGGACTTTGAGATTCTGGACTCTGCAGGCtgccagcctgttcgggaggccgtatcgtatcgtgaattatttactgctggctggtttggtgtgagagaaaaacactgttcccgactgtaaatttatgatcgtttacgagcaaacgaacaggctgtgcaGCAGTGACAGTGAAGTCGTTGCCACACCCACACGCACCTACATGGGGGTTTTTATTCGCGTGACCATGATGACTCATGGCCCTCATGGTGTTGGTGATCACAGTTCACAAACTGGGTTCTAGTA harbors:
- the LOC136515943 gene encoding glycine-rich protein 2-like encodes the protein MALPQRRASVLLLVALALAAIVFSSADAARVPKALEVQEASAADGRQAQAPTGIDDAVRPVEHVVVVDKRGGGGGGHGGGGGGGHGGGEGGGHGGGEEGGSSRGFGGAGYHGYGSGRGPKSASSGRDGVWKVGVAASVLGAAAWLL